One Paraburkholderia sp. HP33-1 genomic region harbors:
- a CDS encoding addiction module antidote protein, with protein MSKIKTARFDASKYLDNDEMVAAYLNAALDANDSDLLLAAIADIAKARGITKIAMATGLGRESLYKTLAPGSKPRMDTVLKLAGAIGVKFTAVPLHLAAA; from the coding sequence ATGAGCAAGATCAAAACCGCACGCTTCGATGCATCGAAGTACCTCGACAACGACGAAATGGTCGCGGCCTACCTGAACGCCGCGCTCGACGCAAATGACTCGGATCTGCTGCTCGCCGCTATCGCGGATATCGCCAAGGCGCGCGGCATCACGAAGATCGCCATGGCAACGGGCCTGGGCCGCGAAAGCCTTTACAAGACACTCGCGCCCGGCTCCAAACCACGCATGGACACGGTCCTCAAACTGGCGGGGGCGATCGGCGTCAAATTCACCGCCGTGCCGCTGCATTTGGCCGCCGCCTGA
- a CDS encoding type II toxin-antitoxin system RelE/ParE family toxin has translation MDRFIEMFSTLARPYPKGYTRQQIETPRVYTISCTEEFDRWLHGLTDLKAKAQILVRMRRAERGLFGDVKLLENGVFEMRIDCGPGYRVYYAREGRMMYLLLCGGNKSTQQADIRHAGTMWTTIRKERS, from the coding sequence TTGGACCGCTTTATCGAGATGTTTTCCACGCTTGCACGGCCGTATCCAAAGGGATACACTAGGCAGCAGATCGAAACACCGCGCGTGTACACGATCAGCTGCACCGAAGAGTTCGACCGTTGGCTTCACGGCCTCACCGACCTCAAGGCGAAGGCGCAGATTCTCGTGCGAATGCGGCGCGCGGAACGCGGGCTTTTCGGCGACGTGAAGTTGCTGGAAAACGGTGTGTTCGAGATGCGCATCGATTGCGGCCCGGGTTACCGGGTCTACTACGCGCGCGAAGGACGCATGATGTATCTGCTGCTCTGCGGGGGCAACAAGTCAACGCAGCAAGCGGATATCAGGCATGCCGGAACAATGTGGACAACCATCAGAAAGGAACGGTCATGA
- a CDS encoding nuclear transport factor 2 family protein — translation MNAHTDLIDRYFDAWNETDVARRRELIAATWSADADYRDPLLAGAGHDGIDAMIRAVHERFPHHTFRRTTDVDGFANRLRFSWVLTTPAGEAIVKGSDFGVVDAHGRLQAVTGFLDEAPGAA, via the coding sequence ATGAATGCGCATACCGATTTGATCGACCGTTATTTCGATGCCTGGAACGAGACTGATGTCGCGCGGCGTCGCGAGTTGATCGCGGCCACGTGGAGCGCCGATGCCGACTATCGCGACCCGCTGCTGGCAGGTGCTGGCCACGATGGCATCGACGCGATGATCCGGGCGGTGCATGAGCGTTTTCCGCATCACACGTTTCGCCGGACGACCGACGTCGACGGCTTCGCTAATCGCCTGCGGTTCTCGTGGGTACTGACGACGCCCGCCGGCGAGGCGATCGTCAAGGGCTCCGACTTCGGCGTGGTGGACGCGCATGGGCGCTTGCAAGCGGTCACCGGTTTCCTCGACGAAGCCCC